From the genome of Novipirellula aureliae, one region includes:
- a CDS encoding GxxExxY protein: protein MKKLIRSTKKQLLTYLRLTNLKRGCLLNIGDELMKAGITRIINDQL from the coding sequence TTGAAAAAACTCATCCGGTCCACAAAAAAACAACTCCTCACTTACCTTAGGCTCACAAACTTAAAACGAGGTTGCCTACTGAACATCGGTGACGAACTGATGAAAGCCGGAATCACCCGAATCATCAACGATCAGCTCTAA
- a CDS encoding GxxExxY protein, whose protein sequence is MKKLIRSTKKQLLTYLKLTNLKRGCLLNIGDELMKAGITRIINGQL, encoded by the coding sequence TTGAAAAAACTCATCCGGTCCACAAAAAAACAACTCCTCACTTACCTTAAGCTCACAAACTTAAAACGAGGTTGCCTACTGAACATCGGTGACGAACTGATGAAAGCCGGAATCACCCGAATCATCAACGGTCAGCTCTAA
- a CDS encoding DMT family transporter — translation MKKVSQHGMGTIDFLGFLMADQRLSTAALQPPVGLVVGSIYGMAAAVLYTAANTALRQNVGLDPFLVAAMKSLPTIVVLGPFVVWMRIHNQTIATSLNMIPWFALTALVTQVVGNGIFQFALGSIGLAATVPITLGALIIGGAIFGRFILGEPVRPRTLVAMFVLIAAVVVLSVPDAAVPASELSVSATMTVLPVWGGVLCAASAGLSYGLFGVMLRKTMHSGVSAPGAMLVSGIVGAIALWGTTFMRIEVSSLAMITNLEWLFLVLGGVFNLSAFIALSTSLKALPVVSVNLINASQVAMAAVVGVTLFGERITWPLLAGIILTFLGLVILATGRGRRRDVPE, via the coding sequence TTGAAGAAAGTTTCCCAGCACGGCATGGGCACGATTGATTTTTTAGGATTCTTGATGGCGGATCAACGACTTTCGACCGCCGCACTACAGCCACCGGTTGGTTTGGTTGTCGGATCGATATACGGCATGGCCGCGGCTGTCTTGTACACCGCCGCCAACACAGCCCTGCGTCAAAATGTGGGGCTCGATCCGTTTTTGGTCGCTGCGATGAAGTCATTGCCAACGATCGTTGTGCTTGGGCCGTTTGTCGTTTGGATGCGAATTCATAACCAGACGATCGCCACCAGCTTAAACATGATCCCGTGGTTTGCCTTGACCGCGTTGGTCACCCAAGTGGTTGGCAACGGCATATTTCAATTCGCACTCGGGTCGATTGGCTTGGCAGCCACCGTGCCGATAACGCTCGGCGCGTTGATTATCGGGGGAGCGATTTTTGGCCGGTTTATTCTAGGGGAGCCAGTGCGTCCGCGAACCTTGGTTGCCATGTTTGTGTTGATCGCAGCGGTCGTCGTACTGAGCGTTCCCGATGCAGCCGTCCCCGCGTCCGAGCTTTCAGTCTCCGCGACAATGACCGTGCTGCCAGTCTGGGGCGGCGTCCTGTGTGCCGCTTCGGCAGGTCTGTCCTATGGGTTATTCGGTGTCATGCTTCGCAAAACGATGCACAGTGGTGTCTCAGCACCAGGGGCGATGTTGGTCAGTGGCATTGTCGGCGCGATCGCATTGTGGGGCACCACTTTTATGCGAATCGAGGTTTCTTCCCTCGCGATGATCACCAATCTTGAGTGGCTCTTTTTGGTGCTCGGCGGTGTGTTTAATCTGTCGGCCTTCATCGCACTTTCAACCTCACTCAAGGCGTTACCGGTCGTCTCGGTCAATCTCATCAATGCGTCGCAGGTGGCGATGGCCGCAGTTGTCGGTGTCACGTTATTCGGTGAGCGGATCACGTGGCCGTTGCTAGCCGGAATTATTCTGACGTTTCTTGGACTCGTCATTTTGGCGACCGGCCGAGGTCGCCGGCGGGACGTGCCCGAGTAG
- the holA gene encoding DNA polymerase III subunit delta: MAILSAFEMLMKPPAELPSVAAVFGGDTALRSWSISALCAGGDVTSFDGDVVRWSDLRDDLATASLFDFDGKRAIIVRDADKFVSNHRPELEKYVAKPGTSNRFVLDLSSLASNTRLYKAIAADHLLVACNASPDKKLGITSASRRKFLCNHVAKRHKATLSADAADALIEMLGDEMGMIDTEIAKLALYREPGETIDEPLVRDVVAGWQGKTVWQITDAIASGNAAEAMLQLDKLMSGGQRPIALLPQIAWSLRRLGMATAVVEHREREGRPVQLEDALSAAGIQRPAEIQQAKKQLRGLGRARGRQLLPWLLDADLRLKGTHSAEGRDRFLLEQLVMRMAKSAN; the protein is encoded by the coding sequence ATGGCCATCCTGAGTGCTTTTGAGATGCTGATGAAACCGCCAGCGGAATTGCCGTCGGTTGCGGCGGTTTTTGGTGGCGACACGGCGCTGCGGTCATGGTCGATATCCGCTCTTTGTGCGGGCGGCGACGTGACCTCGTTCGATGGTGACGTGGTTCGTTGGTCCGATTTGCGGGACGATTTGGCAACGGCGTCGCTGTTTGATTTTGACGGTAAACGAGCAATCATCGTCCGCGATGCGGATAAGTTCGTTTCGAATCATCGCCCTGAGCTCGAGAAATACGTCGCCAAACCGGGGACATCCAATCGCTTTGTATTGGACTTGTCTTCGCTCGCTTCCAACACGCGACTTTACAAAGCGATCGCAGCCGACCATTTGTTGGTCGCTTGCAACGCTTCGCCGGATAAAAAGCTTGGCATTACCTCTGCTTCGCGTCGGAAATTCTTGTGCAACCACGTCGCCAAGCGGCACAAGGCGACTTTGTCAGCCGATGCTGCCGATGCGTTGATCGAGATGTTGGGCGATGAAATGGGGATGATCGATACCGAGATAGCGAAGTTGGCGTTGTACCGTGAACCAGGCGAAACGATTGATGAGCCGCTCGTCCGTGATGTCGTGGCGGGCTGGCAAGGCAAAACGGTATGGCAGATTACCGACGCAATCGCTTCGGGGAATGCCGCTGAAGCGATGCTGCAACTCGACAAATTGATGAGTGGTGGTCAACGTCCGATCGCACTCCTTCCGCAAATCGCCTGGTCGCTTCGCCGTTTGGGGATGGCGACGGCTGTCGTCGAGCATCGCGAACGCGAAGGACGTCCGGTGCAGCTCGAAGACGCTCTTTCGGCCGCTGGAATTCAGCGTCCTGCAGAAATCCAGCAAGCGAAAAAACAACTTCGCGGACTCGGACGCGCCCGAGGTCGGCAACTATTACCCTGGCTCCTCGATGCCGACCTGCGTTTGAAGGGGACCCACAGCGCCGAGGGCCGCGACCGCTTTCTGTTGGAACAATTGGTCATGCGAATGGCAAAGTCGGCAAACTGA
- the glmS gene encoding glutamine--fructose-6-phosphate transaminase (isomerizing), whose translation MCGIVGYVGCEESGHFLLDGLRRLEYRGYDSAGVAIHGGSSFNITRSVGRIDSLANELGSTMPKGTLGIGHTRWATHGPATIENAHPHVGGCGEVVLVHNGVIENFQVLKDELIKKGYEFVSATDSEVVAHLVAEELKQAPINEEQPNLRYLAAVQNAVARLRGTYGLAIAFRDHPNFMIAARFGSPLVIGVGKGEYFVASDASPLVGRTERIVYLADHQLAVLTPDGFSVLHRDQGKIRVEIRPLETESGEASLEGFDHYMLKEIYEQPESIRNAMRGRLDDENATAVFGGLNLTPQQLRCVERIILTGCGTSWHSALVGEYMIEDVARLPVSVEYASELRYRNPPIENNTLIFGITQSGETADTLAALRETKRKGHRTLAICNVVGSSIAQASDGGVYLHAGPEIGVASTKAYTSQCCVLAMLALYFGRLRHVSFESGQRIIEELKQLPAAVQQALACDEQVRDVAKKYQNASTVLYLGRQYNFPTALEGALKLKEISYIHAEGYPAAEMKHGPIALVDEETPSVFIIPKGSTYDKVMANMEEVKARGGPVIALASRDDPEVESIADDVIHVPNVPGFTQPIVNVVPLQLLSYHIALLRGCDVDKPRNLAKSVTVE comes from the coding sequence ATGTGTGGAATTGTTGGATACGTCGGTTGCGAGGAATCAGGCCATTTTTTGTTGGATGGGCTGCGGCGGCTAGAATACCGCGGTTACGACAGCGCGGGGGTGGCGATTCATGGCGGTTCGTCGTTCAACATCACCCGCTCGGTGGGACGCATCGATTCGCTCGCTAACGAGTTGGGCTCGACGATGCCGAAGGGGACCCTCGGCATCGGGCACACACGCTGGGCTACCCATGGTCCGGCTACAATCGAAAACGCGCACCCCCATGTGGGTGGGTGTGGGGAGGTCGTGCTGGTCCACAACGGTGTGATCGAGAATTTCCAAGTGCTCAAGGATGAATTGATCAAGAAAGGTTACGAGTTTGTCTCAGCGACCGATAGCGAAGTCGTCGCGCATTTAGTTGCCGAAGAGCTAAAACAGGCCCCGATCAACGAAGAGCAGCCCAACCTTCGTTATTTAGCAGCGGTTCAAAACGCCGTTGCCCGGTTGCGTGGTACCTACGGATTAGCGATTGCGTTTCGTGATCATCCCAACTTCATGATTGCGGCTCGATTTGGCAGCCCGCTGGTGATCGGGGTTGGCAAAGGCGAGTACTTTGTGGCCAGTGACGCGTCGCCCTTGGTGGGGCGAACGGAGCGGATCGTCTATTTGGCTGACCATCAATTGGCGGTGCTCACGCCTGATGGTTTTTCGGTTTTGCATCGGGACCAGGGCAAGATTCGCGTCGAGATTCGCCCGCTCGAAACGGAAAGTGGTGAAGCGAGTCTCGAAGGGTTCGATCACTACATGCTGAAGGAGATCTACGAGCAACCGGAATCGATACGCAACGCGATGCGAGGCCGGCTCGACGACGAAAATGCAACGGCTGTATTCGGCGGATTGAATCTAACGCCACAACAACTTCGCTGTGTCGAGCGAATCATCTTGACCGGCTGTGGAACCAGTTGGCATTCGGCGTTGGTTGGCGAGTACATGATCGAAGACGTTGCACGATTGCCGGTTAGCGTGGAATATGCCAGCGAGCTGAGATATCGAAACCCTCCGATTGAAAACAACACGCTGATCTTTGGTATCACTCAAAGCGGTGAGACCGCCGATACATTGGCGGCTCTTCGTGAAACGAAGCGGAAGGGCCATCGAACGTTGGCGATTTGTAACGTCGTGGGCAGTTCGATCGCGCAGGCGTCCGATGGCGGCGTCTACTTACACGCGGGTCCCGAAATCGGCGTCGCTAGTACGAAAGCTTACACATCCCAGTGCTGTGTTTTGGCGATGTTGGCACTGTATTTTGGTCGGCTCCGTCACGTTAGTTTTGAAAGTGGGCAACGAATCATTGAGGAGTTAAAGCAATTACCTGCGGCGGTACAGCAAGCACTCGCTTGTGACGAGCAAGTGCGCGACGTGGCGAAAAAGTATCAAAATGCGTCGACGGTTTTGTATCTAGGCCGCCAATACAATTTCCCCACCGCGCTCGAGGGGGCACTTAAGCTAAAAGAAATCAGTTACATCCACGCCGAGGGTTATCCGGCGGCAGAAATGAAGCACGGTCCGATCGCATTGGTCGACGAAGAAACGCCGAGTGTTTTTATCATTCCGAAAGGCTCGACCTACGACAAGGTGATGGCGAACATGGAAGAGGTCAAAGCACGTGGGGGGCCAGTGATTGCTTTGGCGAGTCGAGACGATCCAGAGGTCGAATCGATTGCGGACGACGTCATCCACGTTCCTAACGTCCCAGGTTTTACTCAGCCGATTGTCAATGTGGTTCCGCTGCAGTTGTTGTCGTACCACATTGCCTTGCTGCGAGGATGTGATGTTGACAAACCACGAAATTTGGCAAAAAGTGTGACGGTCGAGTAG
- a CDS encoding TrkH family potassium uptake protein has translation MKKRLTQHRTQYRTQNRWDSAIEGNPNAWRRISPPRLFVGSFVILIAIGTLGFLYLPGIHADKPLSFSDSLFMATSAVCVTGLSVVDTSTQFTFRGQAFLLLLIQLGGLGMLAFTSLVIQVLGFRLTIGTESLTYEPRRGGPRVNLRRLTRDVILYTFIFEAIGAVALLSVWGPRSGFEQAWWPAIFHSVSAFCNAGFSTFGDSLVGLRDSPLTILILSVLIVAGGLGFVTMEESWLCYRAHRRQAKKNKRKRRMSLHSQLVLITSGLLILVPWPMFAFFEWNNTLVDFSLIDKISNSFFLSITPRTAGFNSIDYAAASDSTNFLTILLMTIGGSPGSTAGGMKTTTFALILLLAWSRIRGNETTVFRNRSIPEDTTQRAIGLAVVAGVLMAMSVFALAISDGTPNPHGGFLARMFEAVSAFNTVGLSMNLTQALSFSGRLVTIAMMFVGRVGPLMLASALVIGRGRRGRFRYAYEDVAVG, from the coding sequence ATGAAAAAACGGCTTACTCAACATCGGACGCAATATCGGACGCAAAATCGTTGGGACAGTGCGATCGAGGGCAACCCAAATGCATGGCGAAGAATTTCGCCGCCTCGATTGTTCGTTGGTTCGTTTGTCATTTTGATTGCCATCGGGACACTCGGTTTCTTGTACCTGCCGGGCATCCACGCCGATAAGCCTCTGTCATTTAGCGACTCCTTATTCATGGCAACCAGCGCGGTGTGCGTCACGGGATTGTCAGTCGTCGACACGTCGACGCAGTTCACCTTTCGCGGCCAAGCGTTTCTACTGCTGCTTATTCAGCTGGGGGGATTGGGCATGTTGGCGTTCACCAGCCTCGTGATTCAAGTGCTCGGTTTTCGACTGACGATTGGCACCGAATCATTGACCTATGAGCCGCGTCGCGGTGGCCCCAGGGTGAACCTTCGCCGTTTGACTCGTGACGTTATACTCTACACCTTCATTTTCGAAGCGATTGGAGCGGTGGCCTTGCTAAGTGTTTGGGGGCCACGCAGCGGGTTCGAACAAGCATGGTGGCCAGCCATCTTTCATAGTGTCAGTGCCTTTTGCAATGCTGGCTTTTCCACATTCGGTGATTCGTTGGTGGGGCTAAGAGATTCACCGCTGACGATTCTTATCCTGTCCGTGTTGATTGTCGCCGGTGGTCTCGGCTTCGTCACAATGGAAGAGTCTTGGCTTTGCTATCGGGCTCATCGTCGGCAAGCCAAAAAGAACAAGCGAAAACGACGGATGTCGTTGCACTCGCAATTGGTACTTATCACATCGGGGCTACTCATCCTTGTGCCTTGGCCAATGTTCGCATTTTTTGAATGGAACAACACGCTTGTCGACTTCTCATTGATCGACAAAATCTCCAACTCATTTTTCTTAAGCATCACGCCTCGTACGGCTGGGTTTAACTCGATCGACTACGCCGCAGCATCCGATAGCACCAACTTTCTTACGATACTGCTCATGACGATCGGCGGTTCGCCTGGCTCGACGGCGGGGGGAATGAAAACGACTACCTTTGCACTGATTCTTCTGCTGGCATGGTCGCGCATTCGTGGTAACGAAACGACCGTGTTTCGCAATCGATCCATTCCTGAAGACACGACTCAACGAGCGATCGGCTTGGCAGTGGTTGCAGGGGTCTTGATGGCGATGAGCGTCTTTGCACTAGCGATCAGTGATGGAACGCCGAATCCCCATGGTGGTTTTTTGGCTAGAATGTTCGAAGCGGTCAGTGCTTTCAACACAGTGGGGTTGTCGATGAACTTGACACAGGCATTGTCGTTTTCAGGCCGCTTGGTCACGATCGCAATGATGTTTGTCGGGCGAGTTGGCCCGTTAATGTTGGCGTCAGCACTTGTGATTGGGCGCGGTCGCCGTGGCCGTTTCCGCTATGCCTACGAAGATGTCGCGGTTGGATAA
- a CDS encoding potassium channel family protein, with protein MIKRYAVIGLGNFGSSVAETLASHGSEVIAIDTDGDTVDRIAPRVTKAAMGSGTDVDTLRQIGVKGVDAAVISTGDDITASILTTMALRDLGVKDVYVKVNSRDHARVMERIGVTETIFPERESAISLGVRMRGTAVLNHFRLGEGFSIQEMAVPEAWQGQSLRALQLRQEYDITVVALHDVLHDQISVTPNPDDLLKDSDTLLVAGADKSLAKVAKLT; from the coding sequence ATGATAAAACGGTATGCAGTGATTGGGCTCGGTAATTTCGGATCGAGTGTAGCGGAGACGCTCGCTTCGCACGGCTCCGAGGTGATCGCAATTGATACGGACGGTGATACGGTCGACCGGATTGCGCCGCGTGTGACCAAGGCGGCGATGGGAAGTGGAACCGACGTCGACACACTCCGCCAAATCGGTGTCAAAGGAGTCGATGCGGCGGTCATTTCAACAGGCGACGATATCACCGCCAGTATCTTGACGACGATGGCGCTTCGCGATTTAGGAGTGAAGGATGTCTACGTCAAAGTCAATTCACGAGACCATGCCCGCGTGATGGAACGAATCGGAGTAACCGAGACCATCTTCCCCGAACGCGAATCGGCAATCAGTTTGGGCGTGCGAATGCGAGGCACGGCGGTGTTGAATCATTTTCGACTCGGGGAGGGATTCAGTATCCAAGAGATGGCGGTTCCCGAAGCTTGGCAGGGGCAATCGCTGCGGGCGCTCCAGTTGCGGCAAGAATACGATATCACGGTGGTGGCGCTGCATGATGTGCTTCACGATCAAATTTCAGTCACGCCGAACCCCGACGACCTTCTCAAAGACAGCGATACGTTGTTGGTTGCTGGAGCGGATAAGTCGCTAGCCAAAGTCGCCAAGTTGACTTAA
- the lysA gene encoding diaminopimelate decarboxylase: MLTTPTFSTVRSEISGLCIKDLVSEFGTPLYVYDQSVIDKRIDDLSAFDRIRYAQKANSNLAILDRMRRKGVVVDAVSAGEIRRAMAAGFSTDPTKHEIIYTADIFDHEALKLVLEHHLPVNCGSPDMIGQIGSQRPGAEITLRINPGFGHGHSQKTNTGGEQSKHGIWHEQVDQCLIDADHHGLMVSGLHMHIGSGTDLEHLSAVCESMEKTALKVGRTLRTISAGGGLPVPYKSDETYVDLDQYFALWDATRNRLGETFGHRLDLEIEPGRYLSAEAGFLIAEVRSVKKVGKNLFALVDAGFNDMARPVMYGAHHPISVCGAKGDVSSRESVDVIIGGPLCESGDIFTQREGGFVESRSLPMPFVGDFITIENAGAYGFVMASNYNSKTRAAEVLIENGKAKLIRQRETFDDLIRGEQIPEIG; this comes from the coding sequence ATGCTCACCACACCTACCTTTTCGACCGTCCGCTCGGAAATTTCTGGACTTTGCATCAAAGATTTGGTCTCCGAGTTCGGTACTCCGCTGTATGTTTATGACCAATCGGTGATCGACAAACGGATCGACGATCTTTCCGCGTTCGACCGTATTCGTTATGCCCAAAAGGCCAATAGTAACCTGGCGATTTTAGATCGAATGCGACGAAAAGGGGTCGTTGTCGATGCCGTCAGTGCCGGCGAGATTCGCCGCGCAATGGCTGCCGGATTCTCGACCGATCCAACCAAGCACGAAATTATCTATACCGCTGATATTTTCGATCATGAAGCATTGAAGCTGGTTCTTGAACATCATTTACCCGTCAACTGTGGCTCGCCTGACATGATCGGTCAAATCGGTTCCCAGCGTCCTGGGGCCGAAATCACCTTGCGAATCAACCCTGGTTTCGGTCATGGCCATAGCCAGAAAACGAATACGGGTGGCGAACAAAGCAAGCACGGCATTTGGCACGAACAGGTGGACCAATGTTTGATCGACGCAGATCATCATGGATTGATGGTCAGCGGATTGCATATGCACATCGGGTCGGGCACCGACTTGGAGCACTTGAGTGCGGTTTGCGAATCGATGGAAAAGACAGCATTGAAGGTAGGGCGTACCTTGCGAACGATTAGCGCAGGCGGTGGATTACCGGTGCCCTACAAGAGTGATGAAACCTACGTCGATTTGGACCAGTATTTTGCCCTTTGGGATGCGACTCGCAATCGGCTTGGTGAAACGTTTGGTCATCGGCTCGATTTGGAAATCGAACCGGGGAGATACTTGAGTGCGGAAGCTGGTTTCTTGATCGCCGAGGTTCGCAGCGTCAAGAAAGTCGGCAAGAATTTGTTTGCCCTCGTTGATGCCGGGTTCAACGACATGGCTCGTCCGGTCATGTATGGGGCTCATCATCCGATTTCTGTTTGTGGAGCGAAGGGGGATGTTTCGTCACGTGAATCAGTCGATGTGATTATCGGCGGCCCGCTCTGCGAATCGGGTGACATCTTTACTCAGCGAGAGGGTGGTTTTGTCGAAAGTCGCAGTTTGCCGATGCCGTTTGTGGGTGATTTCATTACGATCGAAAACGCTGGAGCCTATGGATTCGTGATGGCCAGCAACTACAACAGCAAGACGCGGGCAGCCGAGGTACTGATTGAAAACGGTAAAGCCAAACTCATCCGTCAGCGAGAAACCTTCGATGACCTGATCCGTGGTGAACAGATTCCTGAGATTGGGTGA
- a CDS encoding ammonium transporter, translating into MMMFGFITMAAPISWSQETQQPISAARETTSAESESLSAASESLPAASESVDLEASIAEAALAGHNAWMLTSCVLVLFMTAPGLAMFYGGLVRRKNVLSILMQCMFLMGLMTVLWALVGYSLAFGGSGQWIGNFEFAFMNNVQRYWDVAANAPATPMEGDIPRLTHMLFQGMFFIITPALICGAFAERIKFSAMVVFSVLWGLLIYCPLCHAVWDGGILAFGSNYAIAGGALDFAGGTVVHISSGISALVAAVLIGPRMGYPREPLQPHNLTYTALGAAMLWVGWFGFNAGSELLSDELTSSAFAVTHFSAAAGAFAWAMTEWGILGKPTVLGVSSGAVAGLVCITPAAGFVQPMPALFMGAVAGVVCYFACSKLKHALRYDDALDAFGVHGIGGTLGALLTGVFATRACANIDGGNTLGLIESGSASLLVGQVVATLITYAFAGIGSLILLKAIDFAIGLRVRAEDEQRGLDIVDHGEEGYTFA; encoded by the coding sequence ATGATGATGTTCGGCTTCATCACCATGGCGGCCCCAATTAGCTGGTCGCAAGAGACGCAGCAACCCATCTCAGCAGCGCGCGAGACGACGTCCGCTGAATCGGAATCTCTGTCCGCAGCATCGGAATCTCTGCCCGCAGCATCGGAATCTGTTGACCTGGAAGCCTCCATCGCGGAAGCCGCATTGGCAGGGCATAACGCATGGATGTTGACGAGTTGTGTCCTCGTACTATTCATGACCGCTCCCGGTTTGGCGATGTTCTACGGTGGACTTGTCCGCCGAAAAAATGTGCTCAGCATTCTCATGCAATGTATGTTTTTAATGGGGTTGATGACAGTCCTTTGGGCATTGGTGGGCTACTCATTGGCTTTCGGCGGATCCGGCCAGTGGATAGGCAATTTCGAGTTTGCTTTTATGAACAACGTTCAACGATATTGGGACGTGGCCGCCAACGCTCCGGCGACCCCGATGGAAGGTGACATCCCTCGATTAACCCACATGTTGTTTCAAGGTATGTTTTTCATCATCACCCCAGCACTCATCTGTGGTGCGTTCGCCGAGCGGATTAAGTTCAGCGCGATGGTCGTCTTTTCGGTGTTGTGGGGCCTACTCATCTATTGTCCTCTTTGCCATGCCGTATGGGACGGTGGCATTTTGGCATTTGGCAGTAACTATGCAATCGCGGGTGGTGCGCTCGACTTCGCTGGCGGCACCGTGGTTCACATCAGCAGTGGGATCTCGGCCTTAGTGGCTGCGGTTTTGATTGGACCGCGGATGGGATACCCGCGTGAACCGCTGCAACCTCACAACTTGACCTACACTGCACTCGGTGCAGCGATGCTTTGGGTCGGCTGGTTCGGGTTCAACGCAGGCAGTGAACTGCTGTCCGATGAACTCACGAGTAGCGCATTTGCGGTTACCCACTTTTCCGCGGCTGCGGGAGCATTCGCTTGGGCGATGACCGAATGGGGCATCCTTGGAAAACCGACCGTACTTGGTGTCAGTAGTGGTGCGGTCGCTGGATTGGTTTGTATCACTCCGGCAGCTGGTTTTGTCCAACCGATGCCCGCCCTGTTCATGGGTGCGGTAGCGGGCGTCGTTTGCTACTTTGCCTGTAGTAAGCTCAAACATGCTCTACGCTATGACGACGCGCTTGATGCCTTTGGCGTTCACGGCATCGGCGGTACGCTAGGTGCCCTTCTAACGGGCGTCTTCGCGACTCGTGCGTGTGCGAATATTGACGGCGGAAATACGCTCGGCTTGATCGAGTCGGGATCCGCAAGCCTTTTGGTTGGCCAAGTGGTTGCTACCTTGATTACGTATGCATTCGCTGGGATCGGCAGTCTGATTCTGTTAAAAGCAATCGACTTTGCGATCGGCCTTCGCGTTCGTGCCGAAGACGAGCAACGTGGCTTGGATATTGTTGATCACGGCGAAGAAGGCTACACGTTCGCGTAG
- a CDS encoding amidohydrolase family protein, translating to MKKPTRTLSARWVFPVTGKPIDRGWVRVDDDRIVEVGKGKLPPGTIDLGEVVLLPQLVNAHTHLEFSDFKEPIGHVGIPLHDWIGKVIGARRDVSTADPSRAIRAGVEESAANGVALVGDIATPPQSVVTTQSGVEVVSFAETIGLASERFRERLRAATEHLRLYPDAAISPHAPYSTNPIAMEKCVGLAIQHGCPLAMHVAESSFERELLCTGKGPFAERLKALGVWQDGLFPWSRPLRKEPFQHLIALLAKAPRGLLVHGNDLRTGEIECVARHPTLTVVFCPRTHAFFGYDPHPVAEMIAAGVPVALGTDSRASNPDLSVWKEVQFLLRTRADLDPHGVLRMATSNGATSLGRPDLGRIEVGCQAKFGYVETSARSVENVFCDFATNDFRPVRIS from the coding sequence ATGAAGAAACCGACAAGAACGTTATCGGCTCGATGGGTCTTCCCCGTAACGGGAAAACCCATCGATCGTGGCTGGGTCCGCGTCGACGATGATCGAATCGTCGAAGTTGGCAAAGGAAAATTGCCACCGGGAACGATCGATCTCGGAGAGGTTGTACTACTGCCACAATTGGTCAACGCTCATACCCACCTTGAGTTTTCGGACTTCAAGGAACCGATTGGCCATGTCGGTATTCCGCTTCACGATTGGATCGGAAAAGTCATCGGAGCAAGACGCGATGTATCGACGGCGGACCCGAGCAGAGCCATTCGAGCAGGAGTCGAGGAGTCGGCGGCGAACGGCGTCGCCCTGGTCGGCGATATCGCCACGCCGCCTCAATCGGTTGTCACGACTCAAAGCGGCGTGGAGGTCGTTTCGTTCGCCGAAACGATCGGGCTTGCCAGCGAACGGTTTCGTGAACGTCTCCGTGCGGCGACGGAGCATTTGCGTCTCTATCCCGACGCAGCGATCAGTCCTCACGCCCCCTATTCGACCAATCCCATTGCGATGGAGAAGTGTGTTGGGTTAGCAATCCAACACGGTTGTCCGCTGGCGATGCACGTCGCCGAATCGTCTTTCGAGCGAGAATTGCTGTGCACCGGAAAAGGGCCTTTCGCTGAGCGTCTGAAAGCTCTCGGAGTTTGGCAAGACGGGCTATTCCCTTGGAGCCGCCCATTGCGGAAAGAACCTTTTCAGCATTTGATCGCATTGTTGGCCAAGGCACCGCGTGGGTTGCTGGTTCACGGTAACGATTTGCGTACAGGTGAAATCGAATGCGTTGCTCGGCATCCGACGTTGACCGTGGTTTTTTGTCCCAGAACGCACGCGTTCTTTGGCTACGACCCACATCCCGTCGCGGAGATGATTGCCGCCGGGGTTCCCGTCGCGCTCGGGACGGATTCGCGGGCTAGCAATCCCGATTTGAGTGTTTGGAAAGAGGTTCAATTCTTGCTCCGCACCCGCGCCGATCTCGACCCGCATGGCGTTCTTCGCATGGCAACCTCCAACGGAGCAACTTCGCTCGGTCGCCCAGATTTGGGCCGCATTGAAGTCGGCTGTCAAGCCAAGTTCGGCTACGTCGAGACTTCGGCTCGCTCGGTCGAAAACGTCTTTTGTGATTTCGCAACGAACGATTTCCGACCTGTGAGGATCTCGTAG